One stretch of Xiphophorus hellerii strain 12219 chromosome 21, Xiphophorus_hellerii-4.1, whole genome shotgun sequence DNA includes these proteins:
- the LOC116711694 gene encoding serine/threonine-protein kinase pim-1-like: MVKERKRKGKTPALRRQRDNNSWMTPPIIESVQECRPKKRKRVQDKTPRKWIKVSATIRATTTCQDHIKRKMTEEVEGCSTPTKKKKELLQQVQTKETSSSMDISSGDIRKRNLKRKADDFEEPPTKKKTKKEQVTSQRAKFQKKYTELHLLGEGGFGSVFAGYRQKDKLPVAIKHIPKENVFLKHKDENGRKMALEVAIMLKLSNLTTSSSGQLAMVSLLDWYELEEELLLVMERPMPSEDLFVYLDEHEGCLNEEEAKIILKQLVEATIQLQDANIFHRDIKVENVLIKSSSEGPQAYLIDFGLSCFDRGRKFALLRGTRDHVPPEFYRLKKYTAGPTTVWQLGVLLFEILHNKMFKTISFLTNKLKINKRLSKNCQNLMTKCLKEHPKERPTLEELLSHPWFS, translated from the exons atggTCAAAGAACgtaaaaggaaaggaaaaacacCGGCCCTCAGGAGACAACGAG ACAACAACAGCTGGATGACTCCACCAATTATCGAGTCTGTTCAGGAGTGCAGaccaaagaaaaggaaaagagttCAAGATAAGACCCCCAGAAAATGGATCAAGGTCTCTGCGACGATCAGAGCCACCACAACCTGCCAGGACCACATCAAGAGGAAAATGACAGAAGAAGTAGAGGGATGTTCAACACcgaccaagaagaagaaagaactCCTGCAGCAGGTCCAAACCAAAGAGACTTCCTCCTCAATGGACATCAGCTCAG GAGATATAAGAAAGCGGAATCTGAAGAGGAAGGCGGATGACTTTGAGGAACCACcaacgaagaagaagacaaaaaaagaacaagtcaCTTCCCAAAGAG CCAAATTCCAGAAAAAATATACTGAGCTGCATCTACTGGGAGAAGGAGGCTTTGGATCTGTGTTTGCTGGATATCGACAGAAGGATAAATTGCCT GTGGCTATCAAACACATcccaaaagaaaatgtgtttctcaAACATAAG GATGAGAACGGCAGGAAGATGGCATTGGAGGTGGCCATCATGTTGAAGCTGAGTAATCTAACTACCAGTTCATCAGGGCAGTTGGCCATGGTGTCCCTGCTGGACTGGTATGAACTGGAGGAAGAGCTGCTTCTAGTGATGGAGAGGCCCATGCCTTCAGAGGACCTCTTTGTCTACCTTGATGAGCATGAAGGTTGTTTAAATGAGGAGGAGGCCAAG atcATATTAAAACAGCTGGTGGAAGCAACGATTCAGCTTCAGGATGCAAACATCTTCCACAGAGATATTAAAGTAGAAAATGTCCTGATTAAGAGCAGCTCAGAAGGCCCACAAGCCTATCTCATAGACTTCGGTCTAAGCTGCTTTGACCGCGGAAGGAAATTTGCACTTCTCCGTG GTACCCGTGATCACGTCCCACCAGAATTTTACAGACTCAAGAAATATACTGCGGGACCCACAACGGTGTGGCAGCTGGGAGTGCTCTTGTTTGAAATTCTCCACAACAAGATGTTCAAAACCATCAGTTTCCTCACAAACAAGCTGAAGATCAACAAGAGGCTTTCCAAGA ACTGCCAGAATCTTATGACCAAGTGCCTGAAGGAACACCCAAAGGAGCGTCCCACGCTGGAAGAACTGCTCAGTCACCCATGGTTTTcttaa
- the LOC116711963 gene encoding uncharacterized protein LOC116711963, with amino-acid sequence MLSEALCWILLNIIKLPSVLHLLDDFLFIDPPLQSSHSLQKLKDLFDCVGVPISEEKTTGPSKKLEFLGISLDTEKMLASLPTDKLVRIREISQSHLSSSVLSKRKLLSLLGHLNFAMRIIPQGRSFISRLLDLANSVHSLLDQVSLDNGCRSDLSFWSRLLNSWNGISFFYDDVILSADSIQFYTDAAPSAGFGGFFQGKWFAEKWPLSTPQHESSAYYKIIPIAAACRLWGSLWERKHIVALCDNAAVVEAINKGRSSSSSIMPFLRRITWQSVIDNFILSARHVQATLIPSPMLFLVFICRSSVASARQPISSRHLFPPLRT; translated from the coding sequence ATGTTATCCGAGGCCCTTTGTTGGATACTTCTCAACATTATTAAGCTCCCCTCCGTGCTACACCTCCTCGACGACTTCCTTTTCATCGATCCCCCTCTTCAATCGTCCCATTCCCTTCAGAAACTCAAAGATCTTTTTGATTGCGTCGGTGTCCCCATCTCCGAGGAGAAAACTACCGGTCCTTcaaaaaagttagaatttctCGGCATCTCCCTGGACACCGAGAAGATGCTGGCTTCACTACCGACCGATAAACTAGTTCGCATCCGTGAGATTTCCCAGTCCCACCTGTCATCCTCCGTCCTATCTAAACGCAAGCTTCTCTCCTTGCTCGGGCACCTCAACTTCGCCATGCGGATAATTCCCCAAGGGCGTTCTTTCATTTCCAGGCTCCTGGACCTAGCTAACTCAGTTCATTCATTGCTCGATCAAGTCTCGCTGGATAACGGGTGTCGCTCCGACCTCTCCTTTTGGTCCAGACTGCTCAACAGCTGGAACGGTATTTCGTTTTTCTATGACGACGTTATTCTCTCCGCTGACTCCATCCAATTCTATACAGACGCAGCCCCATCCGCCGGTTTCGGGGGATTCTTTCAGGGCAAGTGGTTCGCTGAGAAATGGCCCCTCTCAACTCCTCAGCACGAGTCGTCTGCCTATTACAAAATCATCCCCATCGCAGCGGCCTGTCGGCTTTGGGGGAGCTTGTGGGAACGCAAGCACATAGTGGCGCTATGTGATAACGCAGCGGTCGTGGAAGCCATCAATAAAGGTCGCTCCTCCTCTAGTTCCATTATGCCTTTCCTACGCCGCATTACCTGGCAATCTGTTATTGACAATTTCATCTTATCAGCGCGCCACGTTCAGGCCACTCTAATACCATCGCCGATGCTCTTTCTCGTCTTCATTTGCAGATCTTCCGTCGCCTCTGCCCGTCAGCCGATCTCCTCCCGACACCTGTTCCCTCCTTTGAGGACCTAG